A stretch of Acidimicrobiales bacterium DNA encodes these proteins:
- a CDS encoding ABC transporter ATP-binding protein, with the protein MNRSDAPEPLPGGFRSLWRTFSLGWRAEPRLLGISLLLALLMMLPDALLALWLKFLIDGVVDGDRDVIVVAAIGLAISTSATWWLGVLSQRVQRRFRDRVVIALESHVAELQASVPTIEHHERPEYLDRLAMLRDQVFTLDHLFMSLFSTLGWLFRLVVIAALLASIHPVLVLLLACSLPAFYASTWRPAVERRVEESVIANTRLARHLFDLGTTAPPGKEVRVTNSGAWLTDERRRVWEQWYGPVARVRWVTAAWQCLVWAIFGAGYVGAIVYVSSVLDRGVGDVVLVVAAGTQLARYVGGTAGEMGFLRGFWLDASRRLTWLEDYSASIDDAATASAPTQLEDAIRFEHVSFRYPGTDPIVLDDITLELPAGAVIAVVGENGAGKSTLVKLLARMYAPTSGRITADGVDIATMPTREWREKLGGAFQDFFRFEFHAQRSVGVGDIVRLDSREAAETAIGRAGADDVVERLAAGLDTQLGPSWDEGVEVSFGQWQKLALARGFMRDEPLVMILDEPTAALDAETEHALFEGFARAAREQTDSNRLTILVSHRFSTVRMADLIVVMDGARVVEFGTHEELVAAGGQYAELFAIQAAAYR; encoded by the coding sequence ATGAATCGCTCTGACGCCCCCGAGCCGCTGCCCGGTGGGTTCCGGTCGCTCTGGCGGACGTTCTCGCTCGGCTGGCGGGCCGAACCCCGACTCCTGGGGATCTCGCTGCTGCTCGCCCTGTTGATGATGCTGCCGGACGCCCTCCTCGCCCTCTGGCTCAAGTTCCTCATCGACGGCGTGGTGGACGGCGACCGCGATGTGATCGTCGTCGCCGCGATCGGTCTCGCCATCTCGACCTCGGCGACCTGGTGGCTCGGCGTGCTCTCCCAGCGGGTGCAACGCCGCTTCCGCGACCGGGTGGTGATCGCGCTGGAATCGCACGTCGCGGAACTCCAGGCCTCGGTGCCGACCATCGAGCACCACGAACGCCCGGAGTACCTCGACCGGCTCGCCATGCTGCGCGACCAGGTGTTCACCCTCGATCACCTGTTCATGTCCCTGTTCTCCACGCTGGGCTGGCTGTTCCGGCTCGTCGTGATCGCCGCCCTGCTCGCCTCGATCCATCCGGTGCTCGTGCTGCTCCTCGCGTGCTCGCTTCCGGCGTTCTACGCGTCGACGTGGCGGCCAGCGGTGGAGCGCCGGGTCGAGGAGTCGGTCATCGCCAACACCCGACTCGCGCGTCACCTCTTCGACCTCGGCACCACTGCGCCCCCCGGCAAGGAGGTCCGCGTCACCAACAGCGGGGCGTGGCTGACCGACGAACGGCGGCGCGTGTGGGAACAGTGGTACGGCCCCGTCGCCCGAGTGCGGTGGGTCACCGCGGCGTGGCAGTGCCTCGTGTGGGCGATCTTCGGCGCCGGCTACGTCGGCGCCATCGTCTACGTCAGCTCCGTGCTCGACCGCGGCGTGGGCGATGTCGTGCTCGTGGTCGCGGCCGGGACCCAGCTGGCCCGCTACGTCGGCGGCACGGCCGGCGAGATGGGGTTCCTGCGCGGCTTCTGGCTCGACGCCTCACGGCGGCTGACCTGGCTGGAGGACTACTCGGCGTCGATCGACGACGCCGCCACGGCGTCCGCGCCCACCCAGCTCGAGGACGCCATCCGGTTCGAGCACGTCAGCTTCCGCTATCCCGGCACCGACCCGATCGTGCTCGACGACATCACGCTCGAACTGCCGGCCGGTGCCGTGATCGCCGTGGTCGGGGAGAACGGCGCCGGCAAGTCGACCCTCGTGAAGCTGCTCGCTCGCATGTACGCCCCGACGAGTGGTCGGATCACGGCCGACGGCGTGGACATCGCCACGATGCCGACCCGCGAGTGGCGCGAGAAACTCGGTGGTGCGTTCCAGGACTTCTTCCGCTTCGAGTTCCATGCCCAGCGCAGCGTCGGTGTGGGCGACATCGTGCGGCTCGATTCCCGCGAGGCGGCGGAGACCGCGATCGGGCGGGCCGGTGCGGACGACGTGGTCGAGCGGTTGGCCGCCGGTCTCGACACGCAGCTCGGCCCGTCCTGGGACGAGGGGGTCGAGGTGAGCTTCGGCCAGTGGCAGAAGCTGGCGCTGGCGCGGGGGTTCATGCGCGACGAGCCGTTGGTGATGATCCTCGACGAGCCCACCGCCGCCCTCGACGCCGAGACCGAACACGCCCTCTTCGAAGGGTTCGCCCGCGCCGCGCGCGAACAGACCGACTCGAACCGGCTGACGATCCTCGTCTCGCACCGCTTCTCGACCGTGCGGATGGCCGACCTGATCGTGGTGATGGACGGCGCCCGGGTCGTGGAGTTCGGGACCCACGAAGAGCTCGTTGCCGCCGGCGGTCAGTACGCCGAGCTCTTCGCGATCCAGGCGGCGGCCTACCGCTAG
- a CDS encoding amidohydrolase family protein has product MTTTDRYTVISADCHAGGNHAQYREYLTAELRDLFDEWRGGYRNPFRDLQDDGRSRNWDDDRRIADLEADGTVAEVVFPNTVPPFFPTGVVVAPAPSPEDYRRRLEGIRAHNRWLADFVSRHPTRRAGLGQILLNDVDEAVADVQWCREHGIVGVLLPGVSPDTPWIEPLSSDAYDPLWAACQDLDMPVTHHAGGSGIPEFADTPFRNLVFMMESGFYANRAFWHLIWSGVFSRFPRLKLILTEQGTDWLPPALNRMEHFYNMMKSGRVGELGIPAEAIQDLSPVEIFRRNIWIGSSFPAPSDAQRYREWGIDRFMWGSDYPHNEATWPYSHESLRRTFHDWEQDELAAVLGGTAAHVYGFDLDALAPLAAEHGPAVDAVKVPLDEIPADATSPAFHRP; this is encoded by the coding sequence ATGACCACGACCGACCGCTACACCGTGATCTCGGCGGACTGCCACGCCGGCGGCAACCACGCCCAGTACCGCGAGTACCTCACTGCCGAACTGCGTGACCTGTTCGACGAGTGGCGCGGCGGCTATCGCAATCCCTTCCGTGACCTCCAGGACGACGGCCGCAGCCGGAACTGGGACGACGATCGCCGCATCGCCGATCTCGAGGCCGACGGCACCGTCGCCGAGGTCGTGTTCCCGAACACCGTGCCGCCCTTCTTCCCGACCGGCGTGGTCGTGGCGCCGGCGCCGAGCCCCGAGGACTACCGGCGCCGGCTGGAAGGCATCCGGGCCCACAACCGTTGGCTCGCCGACTTCGTGTCGCGCCACCCGACCCGCCGTGCCGGCCTCGGTCAGATCCTGCTCAACGACGTGGACGAGGCCGTCGCCGACGTGCAGTGGTGTCGCGAGCACGGGATCGTCGGCGTGCTCCTCCCCGGCGTCTCCCCCGACACGCCGTGGATCGAACCCCTCTCGTCCGACGCCTACGACCCACTGTGGGCCGCCTGTCAGGACCTCGACATGCCGGTCACCCACCATGCCGGGGGCAGCGGGATACCCGAGTTCGCCGACACGCCGTTCCGCAATCTCGTCTTCATGATGGAGAGCGGCTTCTACGCGAACCGGGCGTTCTGGCATCTCATCTGGAGCGGCGTCTTCAGCCGGTTCCCGCGGCTCAAGCTGATCCTCACCGAGCAGGGAACGGACTGGCTGCCGCCCGCGCTCAACCGGATGGAGCACTTCTACAACATGATGAAGTCGGGCCGCGTCGGCGAGCTGGGCATCCCCGCCGAGGCCATCCAGGACCTCAGCCCCGTCGAGATCTTCCGGCGCAACATCTGGATCGGGTCGAGCTTCCCGGCTCCGTCCGACGCCCAGCGCTATCGCGAGTGGGGCATCGACCGGTTCATGTGGGGCAGTGACTACCCGCACAACGAGGCGACCTGGCCGTACAGCCACGAGTCGCTGCGGCGCACGTTCCACGACTGGGAGCAGGACGAGCTCGCCGCCGTGCTCGGGGGCACCGCGGCCCACGTCTACGGCTTCGACCTCGATGCCCTCGCCCCCCTCGCCGCCGAGCACGGCCCGGCCGTCGACGCCGTGAAGGTGCCCCTCGACGAGATCCCGGCCGACGCCACCAGCCCGGCGTTTCACCGACCGTGA
- a CDS encoding SDR family oxidoreductase: MSADPSAVPSIEDWNRLLDGKVAVVTGGGAGIGAGIVELFAAHGARVEVAEIDPDRAAAVSQSVTDAGGRVRTHVVDVRTEEGVAALAGAVLDEHGGIDVLVNNVGDYRPQVRFHDSDPESWEAMQRINLWHLFAVTRAFINPMIDRGGGSIVNVHSVEGMRGFPGEPVYAAMKAAAAHFTTSLAVGYGRHGIRANGIGVDLTQTPQVDYIRGNEDHEALWEAWAPVGRLGWPPDQARVALFLASDMSSFVTGHNIPVDGGTKAGGGWFYSPAAGRFVNRPQGL, encoded by the coding sequence GTGAGCGCCGATCCGTCCGCCGTCCCGTCGATCGAGGACTGGAACCGCTTGCTCGATGGCAAGGTGGCGGTTGTCACCGGCGGCGGCGCCGGGATCGGGGCCGGGATCGTCGAGCTCTTCGCGGCCCACGGAGCGCGGGTCGAGGTTGCCGAGATCGACCCGGACCGGGCCGCGGCGGTCTCGCAGTCCGTCACCGACGCCGGCGGTCGTGTCCGCACCCATGTCGTCGACGTGCGTACGGAGGAGGGCGTCGCCGCGCTGGCCGGCGCGGTGCTCGACGAACACGGCGGGATCGACGTGCTCGTCAACAATGTCGGCGACTACCGCCCCCAGGTCCGCTTCCACGACTCGGACCCGGAGTCGTGGGAGGCGATGCAGCGCATCAACCTCTGGCATCTCTTCGCCGTCACCCGCGCCTTCATCAACCCGATGATCGACCGGGGTGGCGGATCCATCGTCAACGTGCACTCGGTCGAAGGCATGCGGGGCTTCCCGGGCGAGCCGGTCTACGCCGCGATGAAGGCGGCGGCCGCCCACTTCACCACCTCGCTCGCGGTCGGCTACGGCCGGCACGGCATCCGGGCGAACGGCATCGGGGTCGATCTCACCCAGACGCCCCAGGTGGACTACATCCGCGGCAACGAGGACCACGAGGCGTTGTGGGAGGCATGGGCCCCGGTCGGTCGCCTCGGTTGGCCTCCCGATCAGGCTCGCGTCGCCCTCTTCCTGGCGTCGGACATGTCGAGCTTCGTCACGGGTCACAACATCCCCGTCGACGGTGGCACGAAGGCCGGCGGCGGCTGGTTCTACAGCCCCGCCGCCGGGCGGTTCGTCAACCGCCCGCAGGGCCTCTGA
- a CDS encoding ABC transporter ATP-binding protein — protein MTDAAPAATTPMVEKPALEVENLSVRYRVRRGSSGVVIDLAKLLTGRRTPDRVVNAVKNVTFEVPKGETLAIVGRNGAGKSTLLRALSGALPPAEGRITVRGRVSLLALGLGMNPKLSGRQNIRLGGLAVGLDEDRLEDLTPEIADFAQLGEYLDYPMDTYSAGMRSRLGFAVAANLDPEILLIDEALGGGDAGFTERARVKLAELMAEHRTIILVTHGLSSVRSMATSALWMHQGEVAQEGDPEDIIAAYMRYCRLEDLELPDEN, from the coding sequence ATGACCGACGCCGCTCCCGCGGCGACCACGCCGATGGTCGAGAAGCCCGCACTCGAGGTCGAGAACCTCTCGGTGCGCTACCGCGTCCGCCGCGGCAGCTCGGGCGTCGTCATCGATCTCGCGAAACTGCTGACCGGTCGCCGCACGCCGGACCGCGTCGTCAACGCCGTCAAGAACGTCACCTTCGAGGTGCCGAAGGGCGAGACCCTCGCCATCGTCGGGCGCAACGGGGCCGGCAAGTCCACCCTGCTGCGGGCACTGTCCGGTGCGCTGCCGCCCGCGGAGGGACGCATCACCGTGCGGGGCCGGGTGTCGCTCCTCGCCCTCGGACTCGGCATGAATCCGAAGCTCTCCGGTCGTCAGAACATCCGCCTCGGCGGACTGGCCGTCGGCCTGGACGAGGACCGGCTCGAGGACCTGACGCCGGAGATCGCGGACTTCGCCCAACTCGGCGAGTACCTCGACTATCCGATGGACACCTACTCGGCGGGCATGCGCTCGCGGCTGGGGTTCGCGGTGGCGGCGAACCTCGACCCGGAGATCCTCCTCATCGACGAGGCGCTGGGCGGCGGCGACGCCGGCTTCACCGAGCGCGCCCGGGTGAAGCTGGCCGAGCTCATGGCGGAGCACCGAACGATCATCCTCGTGACCCACGGGCTCAGCTCGGTTCGGTCGATGGCCACCAGCGCCCTCTGGATGCACCAGGGCGAGGTCGCCCAGGAGGGCGATCCGGAGGACATCATCGCCGCCTACATGCGCTACTGCCGCCTGGAAGACCTCGAGCTCCCGGACGAGAACTGA
- a CDS encoding CmcI family methyltransferase: MFPLWDVAIAPVLRAAGARKVVEIGALRGENTVQILEHLGPEAVLHVIDPVPDFDPGEHERMFPGQYVFHEALSLDVLPDLEPMDAALIDGDHNWWTVYNECSMLAASATRAGVAMPVMILHDVCWPYGRRDLYYDPSNVPEERRQPYDHLGMRPGQKKLAKKGGLNPTMANALEEGGERNGVMTGLDDFVKEYPKPLRVIVLPFYFGLAFVVEEERLAAEPELAAAFDRLESSETRLELLEVAEDIRLKAMLFQHNVFFQREQYQARATARYLGVVKQALLNEHYLENEARLAHLVDRIGTDQPVDPAALRDPARYDKPAMNALVRARSGESGPDGAASSSFLPLTAMGRSRLDHLESLLDHVRVNAVPGDLVECGTGRGGGAIFLRAYLEGHELDDRRVWVADRFRSAPGSDTRPTMPKQGLSGFQADLNMVRDGFDSFDLLDDRVSFLTGPLASTLPAAPVEEIALLRIGHAGSESLDALTLLYDRVAVGGVVVVDESGDDGLRAGIESFHADHGIESPLERHDDLTVSWVKSAGDGSTTGKAAAVAAAAGFGGAPLVRPASSGELDLSVVVVFHNMAREAERTLRSLSRSYQENIDDLRFEVIAIDNGSAADQRLDASFVESFGPEFRLLDMGDEAKPSPVFALNKAIGECAGENVAIMIDGAHVLTPGVYHFATMAMRNHAPAIVATQQFYVGPGQQGDAMDDGYDQAYEDELFEKIKWPRAGYRLFEIGSFVGDRDWFDGVWESNCLVVSRAQLQQVGGLDEGFDEPGGSYANLELYERLGTSPDITVCSMIGEGSFHQIHGGTTTNQIDPALRRTRVHGYARQFAELRGRAFKGPGKPLHFVGRLPTDAARRTKSRRLEPRAFVNVTDERGLPETPAPVADDLAAAFTEATWLSLPWRHTSWLGRAIADAPTDLLAYQEIIERVRPDVIVETGAGDGGRTLFFASMCDLVGHGTVVALGAADDMATHDRITTLDGDAGEKRTADAVAELVGEGSAMVVLGGRVDRAATFREFKQLERFVPSGSYVVVTDTVVNGRPVWPEFGPGPAEGVKQILGSFGDFMPDPAMEKYSLTFNPGGFLKRID; the protein is encoded by the coding sequence ATGTTTCCCCTCTGGGATGTAGCCATCGCGCCCGTGTTGCGCGCCGCCGGCGCCCGCAAGGTCGTCGAGATCGGCGCGCTGCGCGGCGAGAACACCGTTCAGATCCTCGAACACCTCGGTCCGGAGGCGGTACTGCACGTCATCGATCCGGTGCCGGACTTCGATCCGGGCGAACACGAGCGCATGTTCCCCGGCCAGTACGTGTTCCACGAGGCGCTCAGCCTCGACGTGCTCCCCGATCTCGAACCCATGGACGCCGCGCTCATCGACGGCGACCACAACTGGTGGACGGTCTACAACGAGTGCAGCATGCTCGCCGCGAGTGCGACCCGCGCCGGTGTGGCCATGCCCGTCATGATCCTCCACGACGTGTGCTGGCCCTACGGCCGGCGGGACCTCTACTACGACCCGTCGAACGTGCCCGAGGAACGTCGTCAGCCCTACGACCATCTCGGCATGCGGCCCGGTCAGAAGAAGCTCGCCAAGAAGGGCGGGCTCAACCCGACGATGGCCAACGCCCTCGAGGAGGGCGGCGAGCGCAACGGGGTCATGACCGGTCTCGACGACTTCGTGAAGGAGTATCCGAAGCCGCTGCGGGTGATCGTTCTCCCCTTCTACTTCGGGCTCGCGTTCGTGGTGGAGGAGGAGCGCCTCGCGGCCGAGCCGGAGCTGGCCGCGGCCTTCGATCGCCTGGAGTCCTCGGAGACGCGCCTCGAGCTCCTCGAGGTCGCGGAGGACATCCGTCTCAAGGCGATGCTGTTCCAGCACAACGTCTTCTTCCAGCGCGAGCAGTACCAGGCCCGCGCGACCGCTCGCTATCTCGGCGTGGTCAAGCAGGCGCTGCTCAACGAGCACTATCTCGAGAACGAGGCCCGCCTCGCCCACCTCGTCGATCGCATCGGCACCGATCAGCCGGTGGATCCGGCGGCGTTGCGCGATCCCGCTCGCTACGACAAGCCGGCTATGAACGCGCTGGTCCGGGCCCGCTCGGGCGAGAGCGGCCCCGATGGGGCCGCGTCGTCGTCGTTCCTGCCACTGACCGCGATGGGGCGGAGTCGTCTCGACCATCTCGAATCGCTGCTCGACCATGTCCGGGTGAACGCGGTCCCGGGCGACCTCGTCGAATGCGGCACCGGTCGCGGTGGCGGGGCCATCTTCCTGCGGGCCTATCTCGAGGGCCACGAGCTCGACGACCGCCGCGTGTGGGTGGCCGATCGGTTCCGGTCCGCGCCAGGGTCCGACACCCGCCCGACGATGCCGAAACAGGGCCTCAGTGGCTTCCAGGCGGACCTCAACATGGTGCGCGACGGATTCGACTCGTTCGACCTGCTCGACGACCGGGTCTCGTTCCTCACCGGACCCCTGGCGTCGACGTTGCCGGCCGCGCCGGTCGAGGAGATCGCCCTCCTGCGGATCGGCCATGCCGGATCCGAGTCGCTCGACGCGCTGACGCTCCTCTACGACCGTGTCGCCGTCGGCGGGGTCGTGGTCGTGGACGAGTCGGGCGACGACGGGCTGCGGGCCGGCATCGAATCGTTCCACGCCGACCACGGCATCGAGTCACCGCTCGAACGTCACGACGATCTCACCGTGTCGTGGGTCAAGTCGGCCGGCGACGGCTCCACGACCGGGAAAGCCGCGGCTGTTGCGGCCGCGGCCGGGTTCGGCGGGGCCCCGCTCGTGCGACCCGCGTCGTCGGGAGAGCTCGATCTCAGCGTCGTCGTCGTGTTCCACAACATGGCTCGCGAAGCCGAGCGCACCCTGCGGTCGCTCTCACGCTCGTACCAGGAGAACATCGACGATCTCCGCTTCGAGGTCATCGCGATCGACAACGGATCGGCCGCCGACCAGCGACTCGACGCGTCCTTCGTCGAGAGCTTCGGCCCGGAGTTCCGCCTGCTCGACATGGGCGACGAGGCGAAGCCGTCACCCGTGTTCGCCCTCAACAAGGCGATCGGTGAGTGCGCGGGGGAGAACGTCGCGATCATGATCGACGGCGCCCACGTCCTCACCCCCGGCGTGTACCACTTCGCGACGATGGCGATGCGCAACCACGCGCCGGCGATCGTCGCCACCCAGCAGTTCTACGTCGGCCCCGGTCAGCAGGGTGACGCGATGGACGATGGCTACGACCAGGCCTACGAGGACGAGCTCTTCGAGAAGATCAAGTGGCCCCGGGCCGGCTACCGGCTGTTCGAGATCGGCTCGTTCGTCGGTGATCGCGACTGGTTCGACGGCGTGTGGGAGAGCAACTGCCTCGTCGTGTCGCGCGCTCAACTCCAGCAGGTCGGTGGCCTCGACGAGGGCTTCGACGAGCCCGGTGGGTCCTACGCCAACCTCGAGCTCTACGAGCGGCTCGGCACGTCGCCGGACATCACCGTCTGCTCCATGATCGGCGAGGGGTCGTTCCATCAGATCCACGGCGGCACCACGACGAACCAGATCGATCCGGCGCTTCGCCGCACCCGCGTCCACGGCTATGCGAGGCAGTTCGCCGAGCTCCGCGGTCGCGCGTTCAAGGGACCCGGCAAACCCCTGCACTTCGTCGGGCGGCTCCCGACCGACGCGGCGCGGCGCACCAAGTCCCGCCGGCTCGAGCCGAGGGCGTTCGTGAACGTCACGGACGAACGCGGGCTACCCGAGACGCCGGCGCCCGTCGCCGACGACCTGGCTGCCGCGTTCACCGAGGCCACCTGGTTGAGCCTTCCCTGGCGGCACACGTCGTGGCTGGGGCGGGCGATCGCTGACGCACCGACGGACCTGCTCGCCTATCAGGAGATCATCGAGCGGGTTCGCCCGGACGTGATCGTCGAGACCGGCGCCGGCGACGGCGGGCGCACCCTGTTCTTCGCGTCGATGTGTGACCTCGTCGGCCACGGCACCGTGGTGGCGCTCGGTGCCGCCGACGACATGGCGACCCATGACCGCATCACGACGCTGGACGGCGACGCCGGCGAGAAGCGCACGGCAGACGCCGTCGCCGAGCTGGTCGGCGAAGGGTCGGCGATGGTCGTCCTCGGGGGACGGGTCGATCGGGCGGCGACGTTCCGCGAGTTCAAGCAGCTCGAACGATTCGTGCCGTCCGGCTCCTACGTGGTCGTGACCGACACTGTCGTCAACGGTCGCCCTGTCTGGCCGGAGTTCGGCCCCGGGCCCGCCGAGGGCGTGAAGCAGATCCTCGGGAGCTTCGGTGACTTCATGCCGGATCCGGCGATGGAGAAGTACTCGCTGACCTTCAACCCCGGCGGGTTCCTCAAGCGGATCGACTAG
- a CDS encoding PaaI family thioesterase — protein MTNDVDDSPFPFMTWLGFELAIEDDGACVAAIDLERRHMNPNGIAHGGVAYALMDTAMGGATMADVEDGRRCATIEIHVRYHRGARAGRLTARARVTSASKRVVHLEATTTDADGTLIASATGSFAITD, from the coding sequence GTGACGAACGACGTCGACGACTCGCCGTTCCCGTTCATGACGTGGCTCGGTTTCGAGCTCGCCATCGAGGACGACGGTGCCTGCGTCGCGGCGATCGATCTCGAACGGCGACACATGAATCCCAACGGGATCGCCCACGGCGGCGTGGCGTACGCACTCATGGACACCGCGATGGGCGGCGCGACCATGGCGGATGTGGAGGACGGTCGGCGCTGTGCGACCATCGAGATCCACGTGCGGTACCACCGTGGGGCGAGAGCGGGCCGGCTCACGGCTCGCGCCCGCGTGACGAGCGCGAGCAAGCGGGTGGTCCATCTCGAAGCGACGACCACCGACGCCGACGGGACGCTCATCGCCTCGGCCACCGGCAGCTTCGCGATCACCGACTGA
- a CDS encoding class I SAM-dependent methyltransferase: protein MRSERDRNVTAAYDDVAEIYARLYVDDLDDRPTDHARVRALAHDVRRGTGPILDIGCGPGHVTAELVALGADAVGIEPSGSMLAEATRRFPGCPFVLGDMTALPCATGRAGGVLARYSTIHTPPTELQPAFSEFARVLRRGGSVLLFFHAADPSEPHGESFDHRVATAYRADPDRIAEALTREGFTIDDVARRPPAEGERFTQACVTARRSAG from the coding sequence GTGCGCAGCGAACGCGACCGCAACGTCACCGCGGCGTACGACGACGTGGCGGAGATCTACGCCCGGCTCTACGTCGACGATCTCGACGACCGACCCACCGATCATGCGCGCGTCCGCGCGCTCGCACACGACGTCCGGCGTGGGACCGGACCCATTCTGGACATCGGCTGCGGGCCGGGACACGTCACCGCCGAACTGGTCGCGCTCGGCGCCGATGCGGTCGGCATCGAGCCGTCTGGGTCGATGCTCGCGGAGGCGACGCGGCGTTTCCCCGGCTGTCCGTTCGTGCTCGGGGACATGACCGCGCTGCCCTGCGCGACCGGCCGCGCCGGTGGTGTGCTGGCGCGCTACTCCACGATCCACACGCCTCCGACAGAGCTGCAACCCGCGTTCTCGGAGTTCGCCCGCGTACTCCGCCGCGGCGGATCCGTCCTGCTGTTCTTCCACGCGGCGGATCCGTCCGAGCCACACGGCGAGTCGTTCGACCATCGCGTCGCGACGGCCTACCGCGCCGATCCGGACCGAATCGCCGAGGCACTCACACGGGAGGGGTTCACCATCGACGATGTGGCGCGGCGACCACCCGCCGAAGGCGAGCGGTTCACCCAGGCCTGCGTCACGGCGCGCCGCTCAGCCGGGTAG
- a CDS encoding ABC transporter ATP-binding protein, translating into MRNRPEIQFARALYRAAPVYATLWWILVVLRGVLPAVVSLAFGWLVAAVTADHSLTGPLVLVGSMFTLMLVVQPLHQAVSANLGSRTAAYLYDRLMQLSTGPEGIGHLESSALVNDLTMARDFDLGIMGPPLAVSMDFIATGLVDLVVGIAAATLLFGFEWWIPPVIVLAWGSTHWLLRESGVWKDRNTDEVRNAQRHADYTYRLAVDAAPAKEIRYFGVAGWVIDRFITTRRRLYELQYEATRLREKSVFMAMAIVIAANLFVFWLIADQAANGTLSEARTVVFIQAAIGVSSIAFGGLNWSLDGAAAPVAALHRLEAALAEQDQVRAVGTIAPPAEAPALAFRGLEFGYPHDDRLVLKGIDLEIPAGTSLAIVGQNGAGKTTIAKLLCRLYDPTAGRIEVDGIDLRDLDLGAWRSHLTAVFQDYVKFELPLRTNVAPLGAPDDRIHAALRAAGADELAGGDLDTILSKAYPGGTDLSGGQWQRIALARTLCAVDAGARVVLLDEPTAQLDVRGEAEIFERVLTATASCTTILVSHRFSSVRLADRIAVVEDGRIIELGTHEELVALGGRYETMFELQASRFEEGIPELDEHGEEIVHESL; encoded by the coding sequence GTGCGGAATCGCCCGGAGATCCAGTTCGCCCGTGCCCTGTACCGCGCCGCGCCGGTCTACGCCACGCTCTGGTGGATCCTCGTCGTCCTGCGCGGCGTGCTTCCCGCGGTCGTGTCGCTCGCGTTCGGCTGGCTCGTCGCCGCGGTCACCGCCGACCACAGCCTGACCGGACCTCTGGTCCTCGTCGGCTCGATGTTCACCCTGATGCTGGTCGTCCAGCCGCTGCACCAGGCCGTGAGTGCGAACCTCGGCAGCCGCACGGCTGCGTACCTCTACGACCGCCTGATGCAGTTGTCCACCGGCCCCGAGGGGATCGGACATCTGGAGTCGTCGGCGCTCGTCAACGACCTCACCATGGCCCGCGACTTCGACCTCGGGATCATGGGACCACCGCTCGCCGTGTCGATGGACTTCATCGCCACCGGCCTCGTCGATCTCGTGGTCGGGATCGCGGCGGCGACCCTGTTGTTCGGCTTCGAGTGGTGGATCCCACCGGTCATCGTGCTCGCCTGGGGATCGACCCACTGGCTCCTGCGCGAGAGCGGCGTGTGGAAGGACCGCAACACCGACGAGGTGCGCAACGCCCAGCGTCACGCGGACTACACGTACCGGCTGGCCGTGGACGCCGCGCCGGCCAAGGAGATCCGCTACTTCGGCGTCGCCGGTTGGGTCATCGATCGGTTCATCACCACCCGCCGCCGTCTCTACGAGCTCCAGTACGAGGCCACCCGGCTCCGGGAGAAGTCGGTCTTCATGGCGATGGCGATCGTCATCGCGGCCAACCTGTTCGTCTTCTGGCTCATCGCCGACCAGGCCGCGAACGGCACGTTGAGCGAGGCGCGCACCGTCGTGTTCATCCAGGCGGCGATCGGGGTGTCGTCTATCGCGTTCGGCGGACTCAACTGGTCCCTCGACGGAGCGGCCGCGCCGGTCGCCGCGCTCCACCGTCTCGAGGCGGCACTGGCCGAGCAGGATCAGGTGCGTGCCGTCGGCACCATCGCCCCGCCGGCCGAGGCGCCGGCGCTCGCCTTCCGGGGGCTGGAGTTCGGCTATCCCCACGATGATCGGCTGGTGCTGAAGGGCATCGACCTCGAGATCCCGGCCGGCACGTCGCTCGCGATCGTGGGGCAGAACGGGGCGGGCAAGACGACGATCGCGAAACTGCTGTGCCGCCTCTACGACCCGACCGCCGGACGGATCGAGGTCGACGGCATCGACCTGCGTGACCTCGATCTCGGCGCCTGGCGGAGCCATCTCACCGCGGTCTTCCAGGACTATGTGAAGTTCGAGCTGCCCCTGCGCACCAATGTCGCGCCGCTCGGTGCTCCGGACGATCGCATCCATGCCGCGCTGCGGGCCGCCGGGGCCGACGAGCTCGCCGGCGGCGATCTCGACACGATTCTCTCGAAGGCGTATCCCGGCGGCACCGATCTGTCCGGCGGCCAGTGGCAGCGCATCGCGTTGGCCCGCACCCTGTGTGCCGTGGACGCCGGCGCCCGCGTCGTCCTGCTCGACGAGCCGACGGCCCAGCTCGACGTGCGGGGCGAGGCCGAGATCTTCGAGCGGGTGCTGACCGCGACCGCATCGTGCACGACGATCCTCGTCTCGCACCGCTTCTCGAGTGTCCGGCTCGCCGATCGCATCGCCGTGGTCGAGGACGGCCGGATCATCGAGCTCGGCACCCACGAGGAGCTCGTCGCACTCGGTGGCCGCTACGAGACGATGTTCGAGCTCCAGGCCTCCCGCTTCGAAGAGGGGATCCCGGAGCTGGACGAGCACGGGGAGGAGATCGTCCATGAATCGCTCTGA